One genomic region from Anabaena sp. PCC 7108 encodes:
- a CDS encoding S8 family serine peptidase: MNKKLTWVIWGLGVSCLSLPVLAAIKFGSSLATNGIDALKLHQPPYNLAGRKIAIGQVEVGRPGMFGWDKAVSKNRALNPVAVFTRNVPAKSNSGVDPHAYNVAAVMVSKDKAWPGVSPEARLYSSAVGSTKNMGQPEECLSAQHIALQNGGDVRAINFSFGEPLNRDPRPEPILDGKALLTLCIDWSSRVHDVLYAIAGNQGKGGIPIPTDNFNGVNVAFSSRREGIFNKVDVSNLASNNQGVIGRLLGKEFNIDGRTAIGLVAPGSNIPLLNPDGKLNKSTGTSFAAPHVTATVALLQEFADRQLRTKQPHWSIDSRHHQVMKAVLMNSADKIQDSGNGLRLGMTRTLIDKKNQDWLASDADKDPKIPLDAQMGAGHLNAFRAYQQFSPGQWQPSESIPAIGWNYSTINANTSREYELAKPLKQNSFVAITLAWDRLVELEDKNQNQLYDVDENFKDRGFNNLDLYLVKADTKNSESGTICSSISEIDSIEHIFCPVPATGNYKIRVQFRQQVNEAIQPYALAWWTVPAN, encoded by the coding sequence GTTTGGTAGTTCTTTGGCAACTAATGGTATTGATGCGCTGAAACTACATCAACCTCCTTACAATTTAGCTGGTCGAAAAATTGCCATTGGTCAAGTTGAAGTTGGGCGGCCGGGAATGTTTGGTTGGGATAAAGCGGTATCTAAAAACCGGGCTTTAAATCCTGTCGCTGTGTTTACACGTAATGTACCAGCTAAGTCGAATAGCGGTGTTGACCCCCACGCTTACAATGTTGCTGCTGTGATGGTTAGTAAAGATAAAGCCTGGCCGGGAGTGTCTCCGGAAGCGCGACTATATTCTTCTGCTGTTGGTTCTACAAAAAATATGGGTCAACCAGAAGAGTGTTTATCAGCACAACATATAGCATTACAAAACGGTGGAGATGTTCGCGCGATTAACTTCAGTTTTGGTGAACCACTCAACCGTGACCCCAGACCAGAACCTATTTTGGATGGTAAAGCTTTACTCACTTTATGTATTGACTGGTCTAGCCGTGTTCATGACGTTCTGTATGCGATCGCAGGTAATCAAGGCAAAGGTGGGATTCCCATTCCTACAGACAATTTTAACGGAGTCAACGTGGCTTTTTCATCCCGGAGAGAAGGAATTTTTAATAAAGTAGATGTTTCCAATCTGGCAAGTAATAACCAAGGTGTAATTGGTCGTTTATTAGGGAAGGAGTTTAATATTGATGGACGCACGGCTATAGGTTTGGTTGCACCAGGTAGTAATATTCCTTTACTTAATCCTGATGGTAAGTTGAATAAATCTACAGGTACGAGTTTTGCCGCGCCTCATGTTACAGCTACTGTTGCTTTATTACAGGAATTTGCTGATCGCCAGTTAAGAACAAAACAACCTCATTGGAGCATTGATTCACGGCATCATCAAGTCATGAAAGCTGTATTAATGAATTCCGCAGATAAAATTCAAGACAGCGGCAATGGTTTACGCTTAGGAATGACCCGAACATTGATTGATAAAAAAAATCAAGATTGGTTAGCTTCCGATGCTGACAAAGATCCCAAAATTCCTTTAGATGCTCAAATGGGAGCAGGTCATTTAAATGCGTTTCGCGCTTACCAACAGTTTAGTCCTGGTCAATGGCAACCTTCAGAATCTATCCCAGCCATTGGTTGGAATTATAGCACAATTAATGCTAATACATCTAGAGAATATGAGTTAGCAAAACCTTTAAAACAGAATAGTTTTGTCGCTATTACTTTAGCTTGGGATCGATTAGTAGAACTAGAAGATAAAAATCAAAACCAATTATATGATGTGGATGAAAATTTTAAAGATAGAGGATTTAATAACCTTGATCTCTATTTAGTAAAAGCTGATACTAAAAATTCAGAGTCTGGTACTATTTGTTCATCAATTAGCGAAATTGATAGTATAGAACATATTTTTTGCCCAGTTCCTGCTACTGGGAATTATAAAATTCGGGTGCAATTTCGACAACAAGTAAATGAAGCAATTCAACCCTATGCTTTAGCTTGGTGGACTGTACCTGCAAATTGA
- a CDS encoding DUF4347 domain-containing protein, with translation MLNNSLINQTTTVVFIDSAVSDYQTLQTGVVEGVKAVILSPNRDGIEEITDFLQQHPQISTVHIVSHGSPGCLYLGNSQLNLSNIRKYAALLQRWQSQNILLYGCNVAAGDAGEEFIHKLHEITNATISATATKTGNAALGGNWELEVNIPVTDKIKSLPLPNPLLQG, from the coding sequence ATGTTAAACAACTCTTTAATCAATCAAACCACCACAGTTGTCTTTATTGATTCTGCTGTTTCCGACTACCAAACCCTACAAACAGGAGTTGTAGAAGGAGTAAAAGCGGTTATCCTTTCCCCAAATCGAGACGGAATTGAGGAAATTACGGACTTCTTACAACAACATCCCCAAATTAGCACAGTACATATCGTTTCCCACGGTTCTCCGGGATGTTTGTATTTAGGAAATAGTCAACTTAATTTAAGCAATATCCGTAAATATGCTGCTTTATTGCAGCGTTGGCAAAGTCAGAATATTTTACTCTATGGCTGTAACGTCGCTGCGGGAGATGCTGGGGAAGAATTTATTCACAAGTTACATGAGATTACCAACGCAACCATTAGCGCAACCGCAACAAAAACCGGAAATGCAGCTTTAGGCGGAAATTGGGAGTTAGAAGTTAATATTCCCGTCACAGATAAAATCAAATCTCTACCTCTCCCTAACCCTCTCCTACAAGGATAG
- a CDS encoding AI-2E family transporter — translation MQTRKLLDWWQTLTPIAQIGVIVLFTPLLFLNGWAISAIFNYFHSLIVILVGASVLAFLLNYPVSWMERHGARREQVAILVFLLALSILLALGVTLFPLALTQAQQLVARIPELIDSGRSQLMILNEKAESMGLPINLDAIVVQINDRVKGQLQAIAGQVLNLAVVTFTSLLDFLLTMVLTFYLLQHGGELWQSLVEWLPSRFRDPFSRTVRLSFQNFFITQLILSTCMASALIPTFLWLKVPFGLLFGLTIGLMALVPFGGSVGIALTTLLVCLQDFWMGTRVLLAAVIVQQILENIIAPRILGSFTGLNPVWILISVLTGARIGGLLGVIVAVPCAVVIKTVISAIRPPEIGLDTEDSSPGEIVAPMTAEESTQTQSQNSLSVSEATLP, via the coding sequence ATGCAGACACGCAAGCTACTCGACTGGTGGCAAACACTGACACCAATAGCACAAATCGGAGTGATCGTGCTATTCACTCCGCTATTATTTCTCAATGGTTGGGCTATATCGGCAATTTTCAATTATTTCCATTCTTTGATAGTTATTTTAGTCGGAGCCTCAGTTCTAGCATTTCTACTCAACTACCCCGTAAGTTGGATGGAACGCCACGGTGCTAGGCGAGAACAAGTTGCTATCTTAGTATTTTTATTAGCTTTATCCATTTTATTAGCGCTGGGTGTCACCCTCTTTCCTCTAGCACTTACCCAAGCTCAACAACTGGTAGCCCGCATACCAGAATTGATTGACTCTGGGCGATCGCAGTTAATGATTCTCAACGAGAAAGCCGAAAGCATGGGCTTACCTATTAACCTTGATGCGATCGTCGTTCAAATTAACGATCGCGTCAAGGGACAATTACAAGCCATTGCTGGACAAGTTTTAAATCTGGCTGTAGTCACCTTTACCAGCCTGCTAGACTTCCTGCTAACAATGGTTTTGACTTTCTATCTCTTACAGCACGGCGGTGAACTTTGGCAAAGCTTGGTTGAATGGCTACCTTCTCGATTTCGTGACCCTTTTTCTAGAACAGTGCGCCTGAGTTTTCAAAACTTCTTTATCACCCAATTAATCTTATCTACCTGTATGGCTTCTGCCCTGATTCCCACATTTTTGTGGTTGAAGGTGCCATTTGGTCTATTATTTGGCTTGACTATTGGCTTGATGGCTCTTGTTCCCTTTGGTGGTTCTGTGGGTATCGCCCTGACAACTTTGTTGGTTTGTTTACAAGATTTTTGGATGGGTACAAGAGTTTTATTAGCCGCAGTTATCGTGCAGCAAATTCTTGAAAATATCATTGCACCCCGCATTTTAGGGAGTTTTACAGGTTTAAATCCTGTTTGGATTCTAATTTCAGTCTTGACAGGTGCAAGAATTGGCGGACTTTTAGGGGTAATTGTGGCGGTTCCCTGTGCTGTCGTCATTAAGACAGTTATTAGCGCCATCCGTCCTCCAGAAATTGGTCTGGATACAGAGGATTCCTCTCCTGGGGAAATAGTTGCACCCATGACAGCAGAAGAATCTACCCAAACTCAATCTCAAAATTCCCTCAGCGTTTCGGAAGCAACTTTACCCTAA
- a CDS encoding LCP family protein yields MTSQRTSAENNKSAKTRSRGKNSRKSKSGRWLWFAVGMGGIAMVSGMAGALLAVSWDSTPLQQAQLSAKEAAVFDGDRISGNGFQFSQLTRPVNILVMGMSVLPPDVQNPPADSKGLHYLPQINSFDGLADVMLLIKFDPESKKIVMLSIPRDTRTEIEGFGVKKINAANVDGGPALTAKTASNLLGGVGIDRYIRINILGVGKLIDALGGVSVYVPKDMKYQDDSQHLYINLKAGQQHLQGDQALQLLRFRHDELGDIGRIQRQQMVLRALIEQTLNPKTLTQLPQILNTVKEHIDTNLTVEELVSLVGFGARTNRSNTQMLMLPGRFSEKNEYDASYWLPSKNAIAKLMAKNFGLESTSLESEITEPGRLRIAIQDSLDGDRSQIRPLIRALEKAGYRNIFISKPWGEPLETTHIVAQQGDSDSAESIRSTLGFGEVRVESTGNIGSDISIQVGKDWLQNKSLFETGN; encoded by the coding sequence GTGACTAGTCAAAGAACATCAGCAGAAAATAACAAATCAGCGAAAACCAGATCCAGAGGCAAAAACTCTCGTAAGTCAAAATCTGGGCGTTGGCTATGGTTTGCGGTGGGTATGGGCGGCATTGCTATGGTATCAGGAATGGCAGGGGCATTGTTAGCCGTTTCTTGGGACAGTACACCTTTGCAACAGGCTCAGTTGAGTGCAAAGGAGGCAGCAGTATTTGATGGCGATCGCATTTCTGGTAATGGATTCCAATTTTCTCAATTAACTCGCCCTGTAAATATCTTAGTTATGGGCATGAGTGTACTGCCTCCAGATGTGCAGAACCCCCCAGCTGATAGCAAAGGACTCCACTATCTACCCCAAATAAATTCTTTTGACGGTCTTGCTGATGTCATGCTGTTGATCAAATTTGATCCAGAGAGCAAAAAAATCGTCATGCTTTCCATTCCCAGAGATACCCGTACAGAGATTGAAGGCTTTGGAGTCAAAAAAATTAACGCTGCTAATGTGGACGGTGGTCCGGCGTTAACTGCTAAAACTGCGAGTAATCTCCTCGGTGGAGTCGGGATTGATCGCTATATTCGCATTAATATTTTGGGTGTTGGTAAGCTGATTGATGCTTTGGGTGGGGTGAGTGTCTATGTTCCTAAAGATATGAAATACCAGGATGATTCCCAGCATTTATATATTAATTTAAAGGCAGGTCAACAACATCTTCAAGGTGATCAAGCCTTACAATTGCTGCGTTTTCGTCATGATGAACTGGGCGATATTGGCCGAATTCAGCGCCAACAAATGGTTTTGCGGGCTTTGATTGAGCAAACCCTCAACCCGAAAACACTCACCCAATTACCCCAAATTCTAAATACTGTTAAAGAACATATTGATACCAATTTAACTGTTGAGGAACTAGTGTCTTTAGTCGGCTTTGGAGCGCGAACCAATCGCTCTAATACACAAATGCTAATGCTGCCTGGTCGTTTTAGCGAGAAAAATGAGTATGACGCTAGTTATTGGCTACCAAGTAAAAATGCTATTGCCAAATTAATGGCTAAAAACTTTGGTTTAGAATCGACATCATTGGAATCAGAAATCACTGAGCCTGGTAGGTTACGTATAGCTATTCAGGATAGTCTAGATGGCGATCGCTCTCAGATTCGTCCTTTAATCCGAGCTTTAGAAAAAGCTGGATATCGTAATATTTTCATTTCTAAGCCTTGGGGTGAACCTCTAGAAACGACTCATATTGTTGCCCAACAAGGAGACAGTGACAGTGCTGAATCAATTCGCAGCACTTTGGGATTTGGAGAAGTAAGGGTAGAAAGCACCGGTAATATCGGTTCAGATATCAGTATTCAAGTCGGTAAGGATTGGTTACAGAACAAATCTCTTTTTGAGACTGGTAATTAG
- a CDS encoding glycosyltransferase family 2 protein, which produces MPKPPNEVELSIIVPMFNEEANIDYLLERLISVLEPMHTSYEIVCINDGSRDNTLQCLIAHHQKNPTIKVIDLSRNFGKEVALTAGIDYARGEGIIPIDADLQDPPELIQELVSKWREGYDVVNATRRSRQGESWLKKFTANAFYRVISGISQVPIPADTGDFRLIDRQVVDSLKQMPERTRFMKGLFAWVGYRQTSIYFDRPQRYKGNTKWNYWKLWNFAIDGIASFSVAPLKVWSYVGLAISLIAFVYAAFLFLRTLILGIDVPGYASLMVALLFMGGMQLVTLGVIGEYIGRIYEEVKGRPLYLVRNCYGFVTNSASTNQISQTNIENSKINNYPIDHQSCE; this is translated from the coding sequence ATGCCGAAACCACCCAATGAAGTTGAGCTTTCTATTATCGTTCCCATGTTTAACGAGGAAGCAAATATTGACTACCTCTTGGAACGACTGATATCTGTTCTAGAACCTATGCATACCAGCTACGAAATTGTTTGTATCAATGACGGTTCAAGAGATAACACACTACAATGCCTAATTGCCCATCATCAGAAAAATCCCACGATTAAAGTGATTGATTTGTCACGCAATTTTGGTAAAGAAGTTGCCCTGACTGCTGGTATTGATTATGCCAGAGGCGAAGGTATCATTCCCATCGATGCTGATCTGCAAGATCCACCAGAATTAATTCAGGAACTCGTAAGCAAGTGGCGAGAAGGTTACGATGTAGTCAATGCCACTCGACGATCCAGACAGGGTGAAAGTTGGCTGAAAAAGTTCACTGCTAATGCTTTCTATCGGGTAATTAGTGGTATCAGCCAGGTACCAATTCCCGCAGATACTGGAGATTTTCGTTTAATTGATCGCCAAGTAGTTGACTCACTCAAACAAATGCCAGAACGAACACGATTCATGAAAGGGCTGTTTGCTTGGGTAGGCTATCGCCAAACTTCAATTTATTTTGATCGCCCACAACGCTACAAAGGTAATACTAAGTGGAATTACTGGAAACTTTGGAACTTTGCCATTGACGGGATTGCTTCTTTTAGTGTTGCCCCTCTGAAAGTTTGGAGCTATGTCGGACTTGCCATATCACTAATAGCATTTGTTTATGCAGCCTTTCTTTTCTTGCGTACCTTGATTTTGGGCATTGATGTTCCTGGTTATGCATCCTTGATGGTAGCACTTTTGTTTATGGGAGGAATGCAACTAGTTACCTTGGGTGTAATTGGAGAATACATTGGACGAATTTACGAAGAAGTCAAAGGTCGTCCCCTCTACTTAGTGCGTAACTGCTACGGTTTTGTGACTAATTCAGCTTCGACTAATCAGATTTCTCAAACCAATATAGAAAACTCAAAAATTAACAATTATCCCATAGATCATCAAAGCTGTGAGTAA
- a CDS encoding TVP38/TMEM64 family protein produces the protein MLNFRIGVFLIIGICIIATGLAVYLLGGVEPEQIQAWLKSAGIWAPIIYIFLYVVATMLVLPSTALNLTGGAIFGPVLGIIWTSIAAMIAAIVSFVFTRTIGREAIAKRLAGKWQAMDAEVRRGGVFYMFAIRLVAIMPYGLVNFAAGLTSVSFKDYVLGTALGTVPGILPFVLLGSYGLKAFRTGDFLPLIGALSLTGILVLTATWYRHRRTFPKKGIEILNSSKGSDEKEPQEPQDH, from the coding sequence ATGCTGAACTTTAGAATCGGTGTTTTCCTGATCATAGGTATATGCATAATCGCCACTGGACTAGCAGTATATCTACTAGGAGGTGTTGAACCAGAACAAATACAAGCTTGGCTTAAATCTGCTGGTATTTGGGCCCCTATTATCTATATTTTTCTGTACGTTGTGGCAACTATGCTGGTTCTGCCCTCAACTGCACTAAATTTAACTGGTGGTGCAATTTTCGGACCAGTACTAGGAATTATCTGGACTAGCATTGCGGCCATGATTGCGGCAATTGTGTCTTTCGTATTTACACGGACTATTGGACGTGAGGCAATAGCCAAACGACTAGCTGGTAAGTGGCAAGCAATGGATGCTGAGGTGCGTCGAGGGGGAGTATTCTATATGTTTGCTATTCGCTTAGTCGCAATTATGCCCTATGGTTTGGTGAATTTTGCGGCTGGGTTAACCTCAGTAAGTTTTAAAGATTATGTTCTAGGTACAGCCTTGGGTACTGTTCCTGGTATTCTACCTTTTGTACTATTAGGTAGTTACGGATTGAAGGCTTTTAGGACAGGTGATTTTTTGCCATTGATAGGAGCCTTGTCTTTAACAGGCATATTAGTATTAACAGCTACTTGGTATCGCCATCGTCGTACCTTTCCAAAAAAAGGAATTGAGATTTTAAATTCATCAAAAGGATCAGATGAAAAAGAACCGCAAGAACCTCAAGACCACTAA
- a CDS encoding glycosyltransferase family 39 protein, which produces MSKNTLKNFLITSRDSLNFLKILFIILLIIGVLFRFTNLDKKVYWGDETSTSSRIAGYRFQEIREQFSGSYSVGIEDIKKYQQLTPERTWVDVVKGLAAEEPQLPPVYFLSLRSWAQQFGSSVAAIRSFSAIISLLAFPCIYWLCQELFESSKPAWIAVVLIAISPFHLAYAQEARPQSLWIVTILLSSAALLRAIRLNNRLSWGIYTATLVLSLYTYMFSALVAIGHGIYVFWNGGFRFSKTVRTYLISALMTGLMTIPWVIAAVSSFTKLDEGTSWVKMKVPPGDLVRTWLLSVNRLFMDFNYSFTYRNSFFYLGIATTTLLVVYAIYFLCRHTPRRTWSFILLLIAITVLALVVPDLTGGGRRSGVARYLMPSFLGIQIAVAYLLASKLSFSAQRLWHKQLWNSLTMFLISVGIASCFIFSQSQIWWNKYNGIPFPAIANVINQSPHPILIGGPSFEFIDLIKTDMKMQSAQVPIPKETSDVFIMSRNYSDLILQDFLKQQPDYLVKKSDVWKNKVDPTYEFKIMLWNLVRKGKN; this is translated from the coding sequence ATGTCGAAAAATACACTTAAAAACTTTTTAATAACAAGTCGAGATTCTCTAAATTTTTTAAAAATATTATTTATTATTTTACTAATTATTGGTGTATTATTTCGATTTACAAATCTTGATAAAAAAGTTTATTGGGGAGATGAAACTAGTACATCAAGCCGTATTGCTGGTTATAGATTTCAAGAAATTAGAGAACAATTTTCTGGCTCTTATTCAGTTGGCATAGAAGATATAAAAAAATATCAGCAATTAACACCAGAAAGAACCTGGGTAGATGTCGTCAAAGGTTTAGCAGCAGAAGAACCACAACTTCCACCAGTTTATTTTCTATCATTGCGATCTTGGGCGCAGCAATTTGGCAGTTCTGTTGCAGCTATCAGAAGTTTTTCTGCCATCATCAGTTTACTAGCTTTCCCTTGTATTTATTGGTTGTGTCAAGAGCTATTTGAATCATCTAAACCAGCATGGATAGCCGTTGTTTTAATTGCCATTTCGCCTTTTCATTTAGCATATGCTCAAGAAGCCCGTCCTCAAAGTTTATGGATAGTGACCATTCTATTAAGTAGTGCTGCTTTACTGCGAGCAATTCGGCTCAACAACCGATTGAGTTGGGGAATCTATACTGCGACTTTGGTGTTGAGTCTTTACACTTATATGTTTTCTGCTTTAGTTGCTATTGGACATGGCATCTACGTTTTTTGGAATGGTGGATTTCGGTTTAGTAAAACAGTTCGTACCTATCTAATTTCTGCTCTAATGACAGGGTTAATGACTATCCCCTGGGTAATTGCTGCCGTTTCCAGTTTCACAAAATTAGATGAGGGTACTAGTTGGGTCAAAATGAAAGTTCCGCCAGGAGATTTAGTTAGAACTTGGCTTTTAAGCGTAAACCGATTATTTATGGATTTCAACTATAGTTTCACCTATCGAAATAGCTTTTTTTATTTAGGAATTGCCACTACTACATTACTAGTTGTTTATGCAATTTATTTCCTCTGTCGTCACACACCTAGACGAACCTGGTCATTTATTCTGTTATTAATCGCCATTACGGTTCTGGCTTTGGTAGTACCTGATTTAACTGGTGGAGGAAGACGTTCTGGTGTTGCCCGTTACTTGATGCCTTCTTTTTTGGGAATTCAAATAGCAGTTGCCTATTTGCTGGCATCTAAGTTATCATTTTCTGCTCAAAGACTCTGGCATAAACAGCTATGGAATAGTTTAACTATGTTCTTGATTTCAGTAGGTATTGCTTCCTGCTTTATCTTCTCACAATCCCAAATTTGGTGGAATAAATATAATGGTATTCCTTTTCCCGCTATTGCTAATGTTATAAATCAATCTCCTCATCCAATTTTGATTGGTGGTCCATCTTTCGAGTTTATAGACCTGATCAAAACGGATATGAAAATGCAATCTGCCCAAGTTCCTATTCCTAAAGAGACAAGTGACGTTTTTATCATGAGTCGCAATTATTCAGACTTAATACTACAAGACTTTCTTAAACAGCAACCAGACTATTTGGTTAAGAAAAGCGATGTTTGGAAAAACAAAGTTGATCCAACCTATGAATTCAAAATTATGCTTTGGAATCTAGTAAGAAAAGGAAAAAATTAG
- a CDS encoding nicotinate phosphoribosyltransferase gives MTTFPDMDYGQKSYQNSELNLSAEDYSLLTDLYQLTMAACYTGEGIEKKQASFELVVRRLPEGFGYLIAMGLTQALEYLAKFRFNSAQIAALQGTGIFTHAPQHFWSLLTESAFTGDVWAVPEGTAVFANEPLLRVEAPLWQGQLVETYLLNTLNYQTLIATRAARLRDIAGEKATLLEFGTRRAFSPQASLWAARAALAGGLDSTSNVLAALQLGEKPSGTMAHALVMALSALEGSEEQAFTAFHQYFPGAPLLIDTYDPVAAAQRLAEKVKSGEMKLTGVRLDSGDLVSLSKEVRSLLPNVSIFASGDLDEWEIAKLKAKGAQIDSYGLGTKLVTGTPVNGVYKLVDIDGIPVMKQSIGKLTYPGRKQIFRSFVGSKLQADRLGLVSESAVTEESVLKLVMKEGKQLQPHESLATIRQRTAASVASLPEETRRLENSIAVTVKISDSLQKLTEETRKQPIKNTKGAKLI, from the coding sequence ATGACAACCTTTCCAGATATGGATTATGGACAGAAAAGTTACCAAAACTCAGAATTAAATCTCAGTGCAGAGGACTATAGCTTACTGACTGATCTTTACCAGTTAACAATGGCAGCTTGTTACACAGGTGAAGGTATAGAAAAAAAACAGGCCAGCTTTGAATTAGTTGTCAGACGCTTACCCGAAGGTTTTGGCTATTTAATAGCGATGGGTTTGACTCAAGCTTTGGAATATTTGGCTAAATTCCGCTTTAATTCCGCGCAGATTGCGGCTTTACAAGGGACAGGCATTTTTACCCATGCACCTCAACATTTTTGGTCATTATTAACAGAGAGCGCTTTTACTGGTGATGTGTGGGCAGTACCAGAAGGCACAGCAGTATTTGCTAATGAGCCATTATTGCGAGTAGAAGCACCACTTTGGCAAGGGCAGTTAGTGGAAACCTATCTATTAAATACTCTAAATTATCAAACTTTAATTGCTACCAGAGCCGCTAGATTACGTGATATTGCGGGAGAAAAAGCAACACTTTTAGAATTTGGTACAAGAAGGGCTTTTAGTCCCCAAGCTTCTTTATGGGCAGCGAGGGCAGCTTTAGCAGGGGGGTTGGATTCCACGTCCAATGTGTTAGCAGCGCTACAGCTAGGTGAAAAACCAAGTGGTACGATGGCACACGCTTTAGTTATGGCTTTATCAGCTTTAGAAGGCAGTGAAGAACAGGCTTTTACTGCATTTCATCAATATTTTCCTGGTGCGCCATTATTAATTGATACTTATGATCCGGTTGCTGCTGCTCAAAGATTAGCGGAAAAGGTTAAATCTGGAGAAATGAAATTAACGGGGGTGCGTTTAGATTCTGGGGATTTGGTAAGTTTATCAAAAGAAGTGCGATCGCTCTTGCCAAATGTATCAATTTTCGCTAGTGGTGATTTGGATGAATGGGAAATTGCCAAACTAAAAGCAAAAGGGGCGCAAATTGATAGTTATGGACTAGGAACTAAACTAGTTACAGGTACACCAGTAAATGGAGTTTATAAACTTGTCGATATTGATGGTATTCCAGTTATGAAACAGTCTATTGGCAAATTGACTTATCCAGGACGAAAGCAAATTTTTCGCTCATTTGTGGGCAGTAAATTACAAGCTGATAGATTGGGATTAGTCTCTGAAAGTGCAGTTACAGAAGAATCTGTATTAAAGTTAGTCATGAAAGAAGGTAAACAATTACAACCACATGAAAGTTTAGCCACAATTCGTCAACGTACGGCTGCTTCTGTAGCGAGTTTACCGGAAGAAACACGAAGATTAGAAAATTCGATTGCCGTGACAGTAAAGATTTCTGATAGTTTGCAGAAGTTAACAGAAGAGACTAGAAAACAACCAATAAAAAACACAAAAGGGGCAAAGTTAATATGA
- a CDS encoding NUDIX domain-containing protein, whose translation MPERNHKKISNSINQQPLADFKVGVDNVIFSVDTAQNRLLVLLVMRQQEPFLNFWSLPGTLVRQGESLEDAAYRIMAEKIKVNNLYLEQLYTFGGPNRDPREEIDSYGVRYLSVSYFALVRFEEAELIADKVAGIAWYPVKKLPKLAFDHNEIINYGYRRIKNKLEYSPVAFDVLPETFTLNDLYQLYTTVLGENFSDYSNFRARLLKLGFLSDTGIKVSRGAGRPASLYKFDAVAFAPFKDKPLVFI comes from the coding sequence ATGCCAGAACGCAACCATAAAAAGATTTCAAATTCGATCAATCAACAACCTTTGGCTGATTTCAAAGTCGGTGTTGATAATGTGATTTTCTCTGTAGATACTGCTCAAAATCGCTTATTAGTTCTTTTAGTAATGCGACAGCAAGAGCCATTTTTAAATTTTTGGAGTCTTCCTGGTACTTTGGTACGTCAAGGAGAATCCTTAGAAGATGCGGCTTATCGGATTATGGCAGAGAAAATTAAAGTCAATAATCTGTATCTAGAACAACTGTATACATTTGGTGGACCAAATCGTGATCCTAGAGAAGAAATTGATAGTTATGGTGTGCGATATCTATCAGTTAGTTACTTTGCTTTAGTTCGGTTTGAAGAAGCAGAATTAATCGCTGATAAAGTGGCTGGTATTGCTTGGTATCCTGTGAAAAAACTACCCAAATTAGCATTTGACCATAATGAAATTATTAACTATGGATACAGACGAATCAAAAATAAATTAGAATATAGCCCTGTAGCTTTTGATGTATTACCAGAAACATTCACTCTCAACGATTTATATCAGTTATACACAACAGTTCTAGGGGAAAATTTCTCTGATTATTCTAATTTTCGAGCGCGGTTACTTAAATTGGGGTTTTTATCTGATACTGGAATTAAAGTATCACGAGGTGCAGGTCGTCCCGCTAGTTTGTATAAGTTTGATGCTGTGGCTTTTGCACCTTTTAAGGATAAGCCTTTGGTGTTTATTTGA